In a genomic window of Candidatus Nanoarchaeia archaeon:
- the coaD gene encoding pantetheine-phosphate adenylyltransferase: MKTAIYPGTFDPITHGHLDVVRKALLFVDKLIVALPETPAKKQFFSLSKRMQFIRESTKGVEVVSFSGLLADFAKAKKCSLIVKGVRGSADLDYELQMAFQNARMNPGLQTIFIPPSEEYAHISSTLVKELASFGHKETLSSMVPRCVEKALWKS, from the coding sequence ATGAAAACCGCAATCTACCCCGGAACATTTGATCCCATAACCCATGGGCATCTTGATGTTGTCAGAAAGGCGCTGCTTTTTGTGGACAAGCTTATTGTTGCACTTCCAGAGACTCCTGCCAAGAAGCAGTTTTTCTCCCTAAGCAAAAGGATGCAGTTTATCCGGGAATCAACGAAAGGCGTTGAAGTCGTCTCATTTTCCGGGCTTTTGGCTGATTTTGCAAAGGCAAAGAAATGCAGCCTCATTGTGAAAGGAGTGAGGGGAAGCGCTGACCTTGACTATGAGCTGCAGATGGCATTCCAGAATGCGAGGATGAACCCTGGGCTGCAGACGATCTTCATACCTCCTTCAGAAGAATATGCCCATATTAGCTCCACACTTGTCAAGGAGCTTGCCAGCTTCGGGCATAAGGAAACTCTTTCAAGCATGGTGCCAAGGTGTGTTGAGAAAGCGTTATGGAAGAGTTAG
- a CDS encoding replication factor C large subunit, whose protein sequence is MNPFIRSYQPSSLAEIRGQEKAVKELRAIGKQPLLLYGPSGCGKTCSVYALGNEKGWEVIEINASDVRSKAAIEERIGPALHQQSLFATQKIVLIDEVDSLSGNKDRGGVSAIVQVMKGSPFPVILTANNPWDPKYSSLRSKCRLVEFNELSHEAILVILRRICEKEAIVYDESSLSSIAHRSGGDCRAAINDLQSLAAGKRLMKEDLDALSYRNKIESMPKALVKVFKTTDADIALHAFDDIEEDPDKAMLWIEENLPKEYTKPKDLAAAFRFLSQADIFRRRIRRWQHWRFLIYVNALMTAGVAVAKKNKYKSFVQYKQTTRILKIWKANMQYMKRKAIAGKVARKTHCSTRVAIQSTIPYLEIIFKKDKKEGEKISKDLGLQEEEVKWLEK, encoded by the coding sequence CCTCCAGCCTCGCTGAAATACGAGGCCAGGAGAAAGCAGTGAAGGAGCTCAGAGCCATTGGAAAGCAGCCTCTTCTGCTCTACGGCCCATCAGGCTGCGGGAAGACATGCTCGGTCTATGCGTTAGGCAATGAGAAAGGGTGGGAAGTAATTGAGATTAATGCATCAGACGTCAGAAGCAAGGCCGCAATCGAAGAGAGGATAGGGCCTGCATTGCATCAGCAAAGCCTGTTCGCAACCCAGAAGATTGTCCTTATCGACGAAGTCGACAGCCTCTCAGGAAACAAGGACAGGGGAGGAGTTTCTGCCATCGTGCAGGTGATGAAAGGCTCTCCCTTTCCCGTCATCCTCACCGCAAACAACCCATGGGACCCGAAATACAGCTCCTTGCGATCAAAGTGCAGGCTTGTTGAGTTCAACGAGTTGAGCCACGAAGCAATTCTAGTGATCCTGAGAAGGATCTGCGAGAAAGAAGCGATTGTGTATGACGAGTCCAGCCTTTCAAGCATCGCGCATCGTTCAGGAGGCGACTGCCGCGCAGCGATCAACGATCTCCAGTCTCTTGCAGCAGGGAAAAGGCTCATGAAAGAAGACCTGGACGCGCTGTCCTACCGGAACAAGATTGAAAGCATGCCGAAAGCCCTGGTAAAAGTATTCAAGACTACGGATGCTGACATCGCCTTACATGCGTTTGATGACATTGAAGAAGACCCCGACAAGGCAATGCTATGGATCGAGGAGAACCTTCCAAAGGAGTACACCAAGCCGAAAGACTTGGCAGCTGCATTCCGCTTTCTTTCCCAGGCAGACATCTTCAGGAGAAGGATCCGGAGGTGGCAGCACTGGCGCTTTCTCATTTATGTGAACGCATTAATGACTGCTGGCGTGGCAGTGGCAAAAAAAAACAAGTACAAAAGCTTCGTGCAGTACAAGCAAACAACAAGGATCCTGAAGATATGGAAAGCAAATATGCAGTATATGAAGCGGAAAGCCATTGCAGGAAAAGTTGCAAGGAAGACGCATTGCTCAACAAGGGTTGCTATTCAGTCTACCATTCCGTATCTGGAGATTATCTTCAAGAAGGACAAGAAAGAGGGGGAGAAGATATCCAAGGATCTTGGCCTCCAGGAAGAAGAGGTGAAGTGGCTGGAGAAGTGA